GGATTTGTTAACTTCCCTAAAGCATGGGCAAGTGATCGTGCTACAATACTTCAAGTTTCAGAAGGTGGTATGATTTATCTTTTATCACAGGCAAGACTATATTTCCGTATGAGTGGTGATAATATAACTTCAGATCGTACAGATGGTTTGATAAAACTAGATGCTATAATCATGTTTACACAATGGTTGAAAGAAAATGAAAATATCTTTCAACAAAAGCCTAATATGGGTTTTTATAAACATCTTTATAAAAAAGTAGAAGAATATGTTTTAAATTTGGAATTTGATATTAAATTATTTAGAAAATTATATACATTAAGAAAAATCTGTATGGTGTCAAATAAAATTAAATCACCTAAGTTTAACTAATATTGAATTCAAAAAAATATATAATCAAGAAATTTATAGCTATCAAGGTTCTATATGCAAAAAAAGAATGTCTTGTTTATCAATGGTATACCAGATAATAAAACTGTAGAGTTAAATACAATGCGAAAAAATGGTACTTTTATCTGGGATTCAGCTGGAAGTGCCAATATCAGTCCTTTTCTTCAAAATGAGCTATTTCGCAGACATGTGATTACATTCGATACCAATCCCGAGCAGGATATTGAACTAAATAATATCCATGCCGTTTTCAATGAGATCTCTGACCCTGACACTCACAGGATCACACTTGGAAAAGCAGAAAATTTTCACAAGTCAATTGCGGGGAAAGTACCTTTCTACAATACCGCAACCAATATAATGAAAACAACCAGGGACAACATATATCAGCTGCTTCAGGACATTGACAAACTGCATGTCCCCAAAACTGTCAGGATCCAACCCAGATCATCATCTGATATCTATGATGCTATTGAAAAAGAAAATTTTGATTTTCCTATCATTTTCAGACAGGCAGGTGATCATGGAGGTATCAGTACCCTACGCATAGATAATAATAGTGAGCAGTTTTATGCTTTTCCTTTGGATGGACGGGACTATTATCTCACTCAGTTTGTAGATTATGCAAATAAAGATGGTATATATACAAAATATCGTTTGATCATAGTAGATGGAGAAGTATTCATCCGTCATGCTATCTTTAGTAACGAGTGGGCTATTCATGGTGATAGTAGAAAATCCATAAAAAATCATAAAAGATTTGAAGATGACATCTTAAAATCTTTTGATAGAAAAATAAAACCGAAGATAAGATCTGCAATTAATGAAATTTATAACAAAATGGGGCTTGACTATTTTGGTATTGATTGCCATATTGATGAACAATTCAATATAGTTGTATTTGAAATAAATAGCAGTATGAATGTCATTTCAGATGACAGTGATAATACTAGACTTCAAAAGATAAAAATAAAATTTATTAAAAATGCTCTTGTCAAAATGATTGGAACCCATATATAAAAAAGGTTCAAATTTATTGATTTACTATCTTATAGTTGTAGCATGCATTTTCAATACCACCCTCACATGCTTTCTTAAATAACTGTTTTGCTTTTCCTGGAAGGTGCTTCACACCTTCTCCCCGCGCATACATATTACCTAAATTGTAACAGCCAATAGCAGCTCCAAATTCACATGCTTTTGAAAAAAACTCAGCTGCTTTTACACTGTCTTGTTTTACATGTTTTCCACTCATATACCAAGAACCTACAAAGAGACACTCTCTTCCTTTTCCTTCGTTACAAGCTTTTTCAGCATTTTGAAATGCATCTGCATTTATATTGGATACTATCCCGACTATCAATAAGGCTAATACTCTTTTTTTCACTATTTCTCCTGTTAAAATAAGCGGCACGAACTCTAACATAAACATTTTCTCAAGATAAATTCTTATAATGAAAATAATCCTTCTTTTATATAAGACCCCTCAATTTCATTTTATTTTACTGTTCTGACACATCGTATATAGTTACTGTATGATTTATGTGCCGTATTTGAATGCCCTACTCCAAAATCTATTGCCCATGCATTTTTAGTTGAATTGTTCACTGTTGTTGATGACCAAAAGTATCGGCTTCGTGTATAGTTGAATGCATCTACGGTTATATTGTTTGTTTTCTCATAATCCGTTATAGATATCAATTCATTGATGTTCGGGAGTCTCCAGTCATTGTATTGGGCTATCTCTAATTTTTCACATATATCGATGGCTTTCATCCAATCTCCCAGTATAATCTTATTACTATCGTCCTGCCACTGCAAATGTCTTTTTGTATCTGTTACAGTGCCGGACGTATCATCTCTAATAAAATCTGCCCATGCTGCATTGCCTCCAAGCAATATTATTAATAAAAGTATCTTCTTCATATTTATCCTTCTTTTGGCTATTATTTTTGTATATCTCTAACGCATCTTACTGGTTTTTCTATGTTTTTATCATAATACCCAAGTGTGCCCAAAGAGAATGATACGGTCCATGCTCCTCGAATGTATGATCCACTATTTGATGTTGAAGTCCAATATGCTTCTGAACTTTTATATCTAAATATAGTATCCATCGCCTGACCATTTTTTCCATAGTTCACAATGGTCTGTAACTCATGAATACTTGGCAATCTCCAGTCACTGTATCCACCAAGGACCAGTCTATCACAATATGTAGTTGCAGTATCTCCTGATGTATCAGAAAATCTCTCCATTTTATAGTTCTCATCTGTCAACCATTGTTTTTTAACAGACAGAATATCACTGTTATCTTGCCACATTAACCCTGTGGCTAGATCATGTACCGTGTCATTACTTCTACTGTACGATCTATTGACACCTGCCTGGTAATATCCATCATCATGGATACTCATATCTTCAGAACCATTCTCATCATAGCTTTTTGTCTGTCCTGTTTTTTTCATACCACCAAATTGTGTTTCATTAATAGATAAAATAATATTGAATCTGCCATTCGTGTACTGTTCTAATGCTTTCGGTATGAAATCAAGATCTATGTCGTCTGCATCAGTATATGATATTTGTCCTCTGTAAACCATGTTATCTGGCGTTTGTATAGTATAATTAAGCGTATTACTGTCTATATTGAGATAAACAGGTACATCGTCAATAAACATATCATCGGATATATCTTCCGCATCGGAGACTTCATTCAAATCAACTGTCATTAAAAATCTACCATAGTCATATTCATTGATCATATCTTTCAAAAAATCCAGATTGAGCTCTTCAGGATCAGAATAGATTTCTTCCCCTTTATGTAAATTACCATCCGGATCTATAATCTTATATGTGATGATATTTGTTTCTGGTTTGGGTGAAGGTGTTGGTGACGTCGTGGGCGCTGTTGTTGGTGATGTTGTTGGTTCCGGGTTATCGTTACCTGCTAATGATGATGTATCACACCCAGATAACATAATTAAAGATGTAACGAGAAGCAACGGTGTTAACCATTTAAAATTAAGCATATATACTCCTAAAAAAATTTGTATATTGTATCATAGTAATATTAAATGCGTATAAAAGAAAAATATGAGAGATTTTCAAAAAAATTTAATGTCCGTGCAGACTATCTACATTACGAGAACTGGATCATAATTTCACTTGAAAGGTATTTTAGTTCCTTTCCTCCATACAGAGGGAAGAAAGGGGAAAAGCCATTCAAGATCAGTCTTGAGTGATCCTTGGAAGGAGGTCACCGTCATCTGTGTGAGGCGGCTGTTCTGTCGGTGCCGTTGTCGGCGCTGTTGTCGGTGCAGTCGTTGGCGCCGTTGTCGGCGCTGCTGTCGGCTCATCTGTAGGATTGGTCGCACCACTGTTGCTGCCACATCCTACAAGCATTCCTGCCGCCAAAAATGACAAGGCCAATAGTTTCAAACTTGTTTTTTTCATACTCTGCCCCTTAGTTTGGTTGCTGTTTGGTTGCAGGAGAATAGACCCAGTTGATCTCGCCATTGCCGCCAACTCTGTTCGCTGACATTTGTGTAATGATAGCCGGGATACCTTCTGCCTTACCCGTTGTCATTTCATAGTGAATGAACCCGTTTCCGTTCGCAAACTCACCTGCCTGTCCTTCAAGGTCTTCACTGCCCAGTGTAGTGATCTCTTTACAGTGTGCTGACTGTGAAGAAGAGTTTGCCGGAGAAGTGATGATACCGCCACCGATCTCTTCCTCATATGACTTCTCATTTTCATCAAGAACGGTCAACTCTCCTCTGAATCCCCATGCCAAACCTGTTTCGATATTGGCTGCATCTGGACTGGTGTCTTCACATGCATTTATCCAATACTCAGAACCCATTCCAAGCTGGACCATGAATCTTTTTGTAGGCTGCGTGATGATGAACTTGTTGTCTACATTCCCGTTTGCGTTGTTGTATACATATGTTGTGGAATTTACGAGGAATGTATCTGTATCCAAGAGTACCTTATCAGCATTATATCTACTAACGCCATCATCGCTTTCCTCGATATTTCTATCTGCGATCGCAGCATACTCACCTGGTGCCCAAACTATAGCATTACCATATGTGAAGTTCATAAGCGGTGTTGGATTGAGAAGCAGGTCTCTTGTCTCTCCCGAGGCATTAAAGATTCTCTCAGTGCCTGAAAGTGCCGTAGGCGCAACATCTCTCTTCGGTCTATCAACATTTGGCGCCGGTACTGAATGTTCCGCATCATCGTAGACACCCAATGTCATGTGGGCAGTTCTCCAACCATCTCTACTATTGTCAAGTACACTACGGTAACGCTTGAAAAGACCTTCATGATTATTGTGATAACTCTCAGCAGTCTGCATCATACCATAGACGATCACGTAACCTGTTTCAACGGTCTTTTGTGTAATAGGGTCCAGTACTTTCACTTCGAAAGGATTCTCCTCTGAAGCGAATGTTACATCGTCTGTCTGGAAATTCTCAGATATAGCTACAGATCCGTCCGTACTCTTGACCACACCATCCTTGATAGTGAATCTGAACTGATCTTTGTCTGAAAGATAGACGTTGAAGTCGATGAGTTCTCTGGAATCATCTGCTGCGTACAGGACGACTTTTGCGACTACACTATTATCTTTAATCTCATTTCTGAAGATGATCTCCGTACCCCAGTCATTCTGCATATCGAATGCAGGAAAAATAAGTGCATCACCCTTCAGTCTGTCTCCAGACTTATTTGTCGATACTCGAAGTCCATAGGTTGATGGAGTACCACCCACATAGTTGCCAGCCTGCCCTGTTCTTGTAAGAATATCCCCTGTTGTGTTCGTATCAAATGCCTGCGCACCTGTTCCCATAATCGCAACCATCGCTGCGACTGATATTAATCTCTTTGTCATGTTTTCTCCTTGTAAAATATTGTTTATTATATCTATAGTATTATTAAATATATATAAATAAAAAAAGATTAGGGAGATTTTCAAAAAATTTAATACCTAGATCGATTGAATACATTATCGGGAAACAGATCATGCCTTCAGTTCAAAAGGTATTGTGAATCCCTTCCTCCAAGAGGGAAGAAAGGGGAAAAGCCATTCAAGATCAGTCTTGCGTGATCCTTGGCAGGAGGTCACCGTCATCTGTATGAGGCGGCTGTTCTGTCGGTGCCGTTGTCGGCGCTGTTGTCGGTGCAGTCGTTGGCGCCGTTGTCGGCGCTGCTGTCGGCTCATCCGTAGGATTGGTCGCACCACTGTTGCTGCCACATCCTACAAGCATTCCTGCCGCCAAAAATGACAAGGCCAATAGTTTCAAACTTGTTTTTTGCATATTATGTCCTTCTTAGTCCTCATCTACCGGTTTTGTTATCTTTGTTGCCGGTGCATAAACCCAGTTGATCTCGCCATTTCCGCCAACTCTGTTCGCTGACATTTGTGTAATGATAGCCGGGATACCTTTTTCATCACCCGTTGTCATTTCATAGTGAATGAACCCGTTTCCGTTCGCAAACTCACCTGCCTGTCCTTCAAGGTCTTCACTGCCCAGTGTAGTGATCTCTTTACAGTGTGCTGACTGTGAAGAAGAGTTTGCCGGAGAAGTGATGATACCGCCACCGATCTCTTCCTCATATGACTTCTCATTTTCATCAAGAACGGTCAACTCTCCTCTGAATCCCCATGCCAAACCTGTTTCGATATTGGCTGCATCTGGACTGGTGTCTTCACATGCATTTATCCAATACTCAGAACCCATTCCAAGCTGGACCATGAATCTTTTTGTAGGCTGTGTGATGATGAACTTGTTGTCTACATTCCCGTTTGCGTTGTTGTATACATAGGTAGTTGAGTTTACCAGGAATGCCTGTGTATCATTATCTACCTGCTGAGCATCGTATTTACCATCAGCAATTGCTCTATCTGCGATCGCAGCATACTCACCCGGTGCCCAGAGTATAACACTCTGATCTGTGAAGTTCTGAAGTGCTGTCGGATTGAGAAGCAGGTCTCTCGTCTCTCCCGAGGCATTGAAGATCCTCTCCGTACCTGAAAGTGCTGTAGGGC
Above is a window of Sulfurovum riftiae DNA encoding:
- a CDS encoding DUF1566 domain-containing protein; this encodes MKKILLLIILLGGNAAWADFIRDDTSGTVTDTKRHLQWQDDSNKIILGDWMKAIDICEKLEIAQYNDWRLPNINELISITDYEKTNNITVDAFNYTRSRYFWSSTTVNNSTKNAWAIDFGVGHSNTAHKSYSNYIRCVRTVK
- a CDS encoding DUF1566 domain-containing protein, which codes for MLNFKWLTPLLLVTSLIMLSGCDTSSLAGNDNPEPTTSPTTAPTTSPTPSPKPETNIITYKIIDPDGNLHKGEEIYSDPEELNLDFLKDMINEYDYGRFLMTVDLNEVSDAEDISDDMFIDDVPVYLNIDSNTLNYTIQTPDNMVYRGQISYTDADDIDLDFIPKALEQYTNGRFNIILSINETQFGGMKKTGQTKSYDENGSEDMSIHDDGYYQAGVNRSYSRSNDTVHDLATGLMWQDNSDILSVKKQWLTDENYKMERFSDTSGDTATTYCDRLVLGGYSDWRLPSIHELQTIVNYGKNGQAMDTIFRYKSSEAYWTSTSNSGSYIRGAWTVSFSLGTLGYYDKNIEKPVRCVRDIQK
- a CDS encoding tetratricopeptide repeat protein yields the protein MKKRVLALLIVGIVSNINADAFQNAEKACNEGKGRECLFVGSWYMSGKHVKQDSVKAAEFFSKACEFGAAIGCYNLGNMYARGEGVKHLPGKAKQLFKKACEGGIENACYNYKIVNQ
- a CDS encoding ATP-grasp domain-containing protein; translation: MQKKNVLFINGIPDNKTVELNTMRKNGTFIWDSAGSANISPFLQNELFRRHVITFDTNPEQDIELNNIHAVFNEISDPDTHRITLGKAENFHKSIAGKVPFYNTATNIMKTTRDNIYQLLQDIDKLHVPKTVRIQPRSSSDIYDAIEKENFDFPIIFRQAGDHGGISTLRIDNNSEQFYAFPLDGRDYYLTQFVDYANKDGIYTKYRLIIVDGEVFIRHAIFSNEWAIHGDSRKSIKNHKRFEDDILKSFDRKIKPKIRSAINEIYNKMGLDYFGIDCHIDEQFNIVVFEINSSMNVISDDSDNTRLQKIKIKFIKNALVKMIGTHI